The following proteins are co-located in the Pseudomonas sp. DY-1 genome:
- a CDS encoding MFS transporter, with amino-acid sequence MNPSRLLLAILMVLTAMGEISTQLIIPALGALEQGLGAAHGTSLAALSAFVAAFGLGQLLLGPLSDRVGRRPVLIGGLSLYLAATAWMFLADSMSDFILGRVVQGLGACAALVLARAIVRDVWKTQAAPALALTVIGMLSAIALAPMVGGLLTQWGGWHAPILASLAIGSLALLAVLAFYRESNPSLDPKAGHPATLARDYFDLFKQRSSRALAFTLAGTYGAMFAVVAGSSAVYIGLLGLSAAEYGLAFGATISGLIAGALFTQRKIMQLGPQRIVGIGVSLVATGALTTLLVHATLGLSVLGLSLPQVLVTLGGGMLIPASVAGVVMPNAHRAGLAAGLMGFAQMLGATLSGVLLGALQDGSSWPMVGVQAVFAVAAISGFTLMTRKARSAAVSAAG; translated from the coding sequence ATGAATCCGTCGCGCCTGCTGCTGGCCATCCTCATGGTGCTGACCGCCATGGGGGAAATCTCCACTCAACTGATCATTCCCGCCCTCGGTGCCCTCGAACAGGGGCTGGGTGCGGCTCATGGCACCAGTCTCGCGGCGCTGTCCGCTTTCGTCGCAGCGTTCGGGCTCGGGCAATTGCTGCTCGGGCCGCTGTCCGACCGGGTTGGCCGCCGACCGGTGCTGATCGGCGGTCTCAGCCTTTATCTGGCCGCAACTGCGTGGATGTTCCTGGCCGATAGCATGTCCGACTTCATTCTCGGCCGTGTGGTCCAGGGCCTTGGTGCCTGCGCGGCACTGGTGCTGGCGCGTGCCATCGTGCGTGATGTCTGGAAGACCCAGGCGGCCCCGGCCCTGGCCCTGACCGTGATCGGCATGCTCAGCGCCATCGCCCTGGCGCCCATGGTGGGCGGCCTGCTCACCCAGTGGGGCGGCTGGCATGCGCCCATCCTTGCTTCCCTGGCCATCGGCAGCCTGGCGCTGCTGGCGGTGCTGGCCTTCTACCGGGAATCCAACCCCAGTCTCGATCCCAAGGCCGGTCATCCGGCGACGCTGGCGCGCGATTACTTCGACCTGTTCAAGCAGCGTTCCAGCCGCGCCTTGGCCTTTACCCTGGCAGGTACCTATGGGGCGATGTTCGCGGTGGTGGCCGGTTCATCGGCTGTCTATATCGGCCTGCTGGGACTGAGCGCGGCGGAGTACGGTCTGGCCTTCGGCGCCACCATTTCCGGACTGATCGCCGGCGCGTTGTTCACCCAACGCAAGATCATGCAACTGGGTCCGCAACGTATCGTTGGTATTGGTGTGAGCCTGGTGGCCACGGGTGCACTGACCACCCTGCTGGTGCACGCCACGCTTGGCCTGTCGGTACTCGGCCTCTCATTGCCGCAGGTGTTGGTGACCCTGGGCGGCGGCATGCTGATTCCGGCTTCGGTGGCCGGTGTGGTCATGCCCAACGCCCACCGCGCTGGCCTTGCCGCCGGCCTGATGGGCTTCGCCCAGATGCTCGGCGCGACCTTGAGCGGCGTTCTGCTGGGGGCGCTGCAAGATGGCAGCTCCTGGCCGATGGTCGGCGTGCAAGCCGTATTCGCCGTGGCGGCCATCAGCGGGTTCACGCTGATGACCCGCAAGGCACGCAGCGCGGCGGTTTCTGCGGCGGGGTGA